A stretch of DNA from Parvularcula bermudensis HTCC2503:
GGCCTGAACCTGGGCCTGAACCTGGGCCTGAACCTGGGCCTGAACCTGGCCGTAGGCAGCCGTGGGACCGGCCCCTGGCACCAGGGGCGCCCCGCCGATGCCGCGATGGGCCAGGCGGCGGCTGCCATCGGGCTTGATCTATCGGCCCACCGGGCGCGGCAACTCGACCTCGCCGATTTCTACGAAGTCGACCATATCCTGACGATGGATGGACGAAATTACGAAGACGTGCTGGACCTCGCACCCCCGAATAGGCGCGCACAGATCGCCCGCTTCGCCCCCTTCGATATCCCTGACCCCTATGGCGGGACGGCGGACAGGTTCCATGAGGTGGCGACAATGATCGCCGCCCGGATGAATGACCTCTTGCCGGAGATCCTGGGTGAGTAAGGTACTTCTCCTTGGGGCGGGCTATTCAGCCCGGGTCTTCGCCGACCAAGCCCTCGCTGAGGGGTGGCTCGTTTCGGGAACGACAAGAGACACCCATAAGGCAAAAGCCCTAAGCCAAGCCGGGATCGAGCCGTATCTGTGGGAGGCTGGCACGCCCCTCCCGCGCGCGGCGATATCAACGGCGGATCTGATCGTGGTGTCCATCTCGCCTCAGGGCGACGGGTGTCCAGCGGCGGCAGCCCTTGCCGAGGCGTGCCCCTCGCCGTCGACCCGCGTGATCTACCTCTCCTCTTCGGGGGTCTATGGCGACCATGGCGGCGCGTGGATCGACGAGACGACGCCCCCCAGCCCGAGCGGTGAGCGCGGTCGGCGGCGATTGGCGGCCGAGGCGGCCTGGCAGGATCTGGCGGCGGCGTTTGGGCTCGACCTTGTCCTCTGTCGTCTCGCGGGGATCTACGGCCCCGGCCGCAACGCGCTGAACAGCTTGATGACGGACAGCCAGGGCGCAAAGTCAGGGCTGTCGCAACGGGTGATCAAGGAAGGGCAAGTCTTCAATCGGATCCATGTGGAGGATATTGCCCGTCTCCTCCTCGCCCTGGCCGAAGCCGAGACGTGGCCGGCAATCGTTAACGGCGCAGACGACCTT
This window harbors:
- a CDS encoding low molecular weight protein-tyrosine-phosphatase, whose amino-acid sequence is MERRALLFVCLGNICRSPVAEAAARQWARTHGLNLGLNLGLNLGLNLAVGSRGTGPWHQGRPADAAMGQAAAAIGLDLSAHRARQLDLADFYEVDHILTMDGRNYEDVLDLAPPNRRAQIARFAPFDIPDPYGGTADRFHEVATMIAARMNDLLPEILGE
- a CDS encoding NAD-dependent epimerase/dehydratase family protein, yielding MSKVLLLGAGYSARVFADQALAEGWLVSGTTRDTHKAKALSQAGIEPYLWEAGTPLPRAAISTADLIVVSISPQGDGCPAAAALAEACPSPSTRVIYLSSSGVYGDHGGAWIDETTPPSPSGERGRRRLAAEAAWQDLAAAFGLDLVLCRLAGIYGPGRNALNSLMTDSQGAKSGLSQRVIKEGQVFNRIHVEDIARLLLALAEAETWPAIVNGADDLPSPPQDVILYAAALLGKEPPPAVAFEAAALSPMARSFYVDNKRLKNQRLHTLLPTGLRYPSYREGLRALLSKP